In Amycolatopsis methanolica 239, a single genomic region encodes these proteins:
- a CDS encoding L-threonylcarbamoyladenylate synthase, with protein MAKYFDVHPDNPQRRSIGQIVDLLRQDGLIVYPTDSAYALGCQLGNRDGLDRIRAIRHLDDRHHFTLVCRDFAQLGQFAHVENTVFRAIKAATPGSYTFILPATKEVPRRLLHPKKKTVGVRIPDHVVAQALLDELGEPLVSSTLLLPDHEEPLTQGWEIKDELDHVVDAVVDSGDCGTEPTTVIDFSSGEPEIVRKGAGDTARFE; from the coding sequence ATGGCGAAGTACTTCGACGTGCACCCGGACAACCCCCAGCGCCGGTCGATCGGCCAGATCGTCGACCTGCTGCGGCAGGACGGCCTGATCGTCTACCCGACCGACTCCGCCTACGCCCTCGGCTGCCAGCTCGGCAACCGTGACGGGCTGGACCGCATCCGCGCCATCCGGCACCTCGACGACCGGCACCACTTCACGCTCGTCTGCCGCGACTTCGCCCAGCTCGGGCAGTTCGCGCACGTCGAAAACACCGTCTTCCGCGCGATCAAGGCCGCCACGCCGGGCAGCTACACGTTCATCCTCCCGGCCACGAAAGAAGTGCCGCGGCGGCTGCTGCACCCGAAGAAGAAGACCGTCGGCGTGCGCATCCCGGACCACGTCGTCGCGCAGGCGCTGCTCGACGAGCTGGGCGAGCCGCTGGTCTCCAGCACGCTGCTGCTGCCCGACCACGAGGAGCCGCTCACCCAGGGCTGGGAGATCAAGGACGAGCTGGACCACGTGGTCGACGCGGTGGTCGACTCCGGCGACTGCGGCACCGAGCCCACCACCGTGATCGACTTCTCCAGCGGCGAGCCGGAGATCGTCCGAAAGGGTGCTGGGGACACCGCGCGTTTCGAATAG
- a CDS encoding MFS transporter produces the protein MAGLALNLVFLAAFAVLADLPAPALVAMLGIGLVGVTMNPAMVTRVQRAGNARPLVNTVHSSFITLGVILGSSLGGLVIDTSGLRTPPWLGAGLAAL, from the coding sequence GTGGCCGGCCTCGCGCTGAACCTGGTCTTCCTCGCCGCGTTCGCGGTGCTCGCCGACCTGCCCGCGCCCGCGCTGGTGGCGATGCTCGGCATCGGGCTGGTCGGCGTGACGATGAACCCGGCGATGGTGACTCGCGTGCAGCGCGCCGGCAACGCCCGGCCGCTGGTCAACACCGTGCACTCGTCGTTCATCACGCTCGGCGTCATCCTCGGGTCGTCGCTCGGCGGGCTGGTGATCGACACGTCCGGGCTGCGCACGCCGCCGTGGCTCGGCGCCGGCCTCGCGGCGCTCTAG
- a CDS encoding IclR family transcriptional regulator, which translates to MSEVDSGMSKTLHNGLQILDLLVAHPQGMTLTEIAEGVGVHPTVAHRLVRTLEAHRLCRRDRFKRIPLGTGLVRLAEPVEQDLRTLARPVLEELTDLTQATAHLVVREGADEVRMLMIVEPRQARMHVSFRPGQVDPIDRGSAGLALLSAAPAVEDEREEVSLARKRGFAVSYGEIAPSIIGVSAVVPGRDVSIGLSLFSAPDEESLGRTVVDAAQRLGSLLR; encoded by the coding sequence GTGTCCGAAGTCGACTCGGGGATGTCGAAAACGCTGCACAACGGGTTGCAGATCCTCGACCTGCTCGTCGCGCACCCGCAGGGGATGACGCTGACCGAGATCGCCGAAGGGGTGGGCGTGCACCCGACGGTGGCGCACCGGCTCGTGCGCACGCTGGAGGCGCACCGGTTGTGCCGGCGGGACCGGTTCAAGCGGATCCCGCTCGGGACGGGCCTGGTGCGGCTGGCCGAGCCGGTGGAGCAGGACCTGCGGACGCTCGCGCGGCCCGTGCTGGAGGAGCTGACGGACCTCACCCAGGCGACGGCGCACCTGGTGGTGCGGGAGGGCGCGGACGAGGTGCGGATGCTGATGATCGTCGAGCCGCGGCAGGCGCGGATGCACGTGAGCTTCCGGCCCGGCCAGGTCGACCCGATCGACCGCGGTTCGGCAGGCCTGGCACTGCTGTCCGCGGCCCCGGCTGTGGAGGACGAGCGCGAGGAGGTCTCGCTGGCCCGCAAGCGCGGCTTCGCCGTGTCCTACGGGGAAATCGCGCCGTCGATCATCGGGGTCTCCGCGGTGGTGCCCGGACGGGACGTCAGCATCGGCCTGTCACTGTTCTCCGCACCCGACGAGGAGTCGCTGGGCCGCACGGTGGTCGACGCGGCCCAGCGACTGGGTTCCTTGCTGCGGTAG
- a CDS encoding homogentisate 1,2-dioxygenase, with amino-acid sequence MAYYRQVGAVPPKRHTQHRTPEGGLYYEELMGEEGFSSDSSLLYHRNIPSAIVDSTVWELPDLTTEANHPLRPWHLKLHELFPGEEWKSNDVVTGRRLVLGNGDVRISYVVAGEVSPLYRNSIGDECVYIESGEGVVETVFGVLPFRQGDYVILPRATTHRWVPDGPVRAYAIEANSHITPPKRYLSKYGQLLEHAPYCERDLHGPTEPLLVEGTDVEVLIKHRGSTGIVGTRFVYPQHPFDVVGWDGCLYPYTFNVSDFEPITGRVHQPPPVHQVFEGDNFVVCNFVPRKVDYHPLSIPVPYYHSNVDSDEVMFYCGGDYEARKGSGIGQGSISLHPGGHSHGPQPGAYERSIGAEFFDELAVMVDTFRPLELGEGGRAAEDPNYAWTWAGRGPK; translated from the coding sequence ATGGCGTACTACCGGCAGGTCGGTGCGGTTCCGCCGAAGCGGCACACGCAGCACCGCACCCCCGAGGGTGGCCTGTACTACGAGGAGCTGATGGGGGAGGAGGGCTTCTCCAGCGACTCGTCGCTGCTCTACCACCGCAACATCCCGTCGGCGATCGTCGACTCGACGGTCTGGGAGCTCCCGGACCTGACCACCGAGGCCAACCACCCGCTCCGGCCGTGGCACCTCAAGCTGCACGAGCTGTTCCCCGGCGAGGAGTGGAAGTCCAACGACGTCGTCACCGGGCGGCGGCTCGTGCTCGGCAACGGCGACGTGCGCATCTCCTACGTCGTGGCGGGCGAGGTGTCCCCGCTGTACCGCAACTCGATCGGCGACGAGTGCGTCTACATCGAGTCCGGTGAGGGCGTCGTCGAGACCGTGTTCGGCGTGCTGCCGTTCCGTCAGGGCGACTACGTGATCCTGCCGCGCGCCACCACCCACCGCTGGGTGCCGGACGGCCCGGTGCGGGCGTACGCCATCGAGGCGAACTCGCACATCACGCCGCCGAAGCGGTACCTGTCCAAGTACGGCCAGCTGCTGGAGCACGCGCCGTACTGCGAGCGCGACCTGCACGGGCCCACCGAGCCGCTGCTGGTCGAGGGCACCGACGTCGAGGTGCTGATCAAGCACCGCGGCAGCACCGGGATCGTCGGCACCCGGTTCGTGTACCCGCAGCACCCGTTCGACGTGGTCGGCTGGGACGGCTGCCTGTACCCGTACACGTTCAACGTGAGCGACTTCGAGCCGATCACCGGCCGCGTGCACCAGCCGCCGCCGGTGCACCAGGTGTTCGAGGGCGACAACTTCGTCGTCTGCAACTTCGTCCCGCGCAAGGTGGACTACCACCCGCTGTCCATCCCGGTGCCGTACTACCACTCCAATGTGGACTCCGACGAGGTCATGTTCTACTGCGGCGGTGACTACGAGGCGCGCAAGGGCTCGGGCATCGGGCAGGGCTCGATCTCGCTGCACCCGGGCGGCCACTCGCACGGCCCGCAGCCGGGCGCCTACGAGCGCAGCATCGGCGCGGAGTTCTTCGACGAGCTGGCCGTCATGGTCGACACGTTCCGCCCGCTGGAGCTGGGTGAGGGCGGCCGCGCGGCCGAGGACCCGAACTACGCGTGGACCTGGGCCGGGCGGGGGCCGAAGTGA
- the fahA gene encoding fumarylacetoacetase, whose protein sequence is MTTIDIPEGSLFGLDNLPYGVFSTPGTQPRVGVRVGDSVVDLAVALGDDVFARPSLNAFMAQGYDRWVSVRARISELVRGEVPAEAVFPVSEVELHLPVEVADYVDFYASEHHASNLGRLFRPDAEPLMPNWKYLPVGYHGRSGTVVVSGTDIVRPCGQRKAPDEAAPSFGESRRLDIEAELGFIVGVPSALGSGVRTEDFARHVFGAVLVNDWSARDIQAWEYVPLGPNLGKSFATSISPWVVPLLALEAARVPTPEQSPEPLPYLRESSPWGLDIELSVLWNGQEVSRPPYREMYWSPAQMLAHMTVNGASSRTGDLYASGTISGPEKNQRGAFIELTWGGKEPIEVNGESRTFLLDGDEVAITATAPGSEGRIGFGEVRGRILPATEAKR, encoded by the coding sequence GTGACCACGATTGACATCCCCGAGGGGTCGCTGTTCGGGCTGGACAACTTGCCCTACGGCGTGTTCTCCACGCCGGGGACGCAGCCGCGGGTCGGCGTGCGGGTGGGCGACTCGGTGGTCGACCTGGCGGTGGCGCTGGGCGACGACGTGTTCGCGCGGCCGTCGTTGAACGCGTTCATGGCGCAGGGCTACGACCGGTGGGTCTCGGTGCGGGCGCGTATTTCGGAGCTCGTGCGGGGTGAAGTGCCCGCTGAGGCGGTCTTCCCGGTGTCCGAAGTGGAACTGCACCTGCCCGTCGAGGTCGCGGACTACGTGGACTTCTACGCGTCCGAGCACCACGCGTCCAACCTGGGGCGGCTGTTCCGGCCGGACGCCGAGCCGCTGATGCCGAACTGGAAGTACCTGCCGGTGGGCTACCACGGGCGCTCCGGGACGGTCGTGGTGTCCGGCACGGACATCGTGCGGCCGTGCGGGCAGCGCAAGGCGCCGGACGAGGCCGCGCCGTCGTTCGGCGAGTCGCGGCGGCTGGACATCGAGGCGGAGCTGGGGTTCATCGTCGGGGTCCCGTCGGCGCTCGGTTCGGGTGTCCGGACGGAGGACTTCGCGCGGCACGTGTTCGGCGCGGTGCTGGTGAACGACTGGTCGGCGCGGGACATCCAGGCCTGGGAATACGTCCCGCTGGGCCCGAACCTCGGCAAGAGCTTCGCGACGTCGATCTCGCCGTGGGTGGTGCCGCTGCTGGCGCTGGAGGCCGCACGGGTCCCGACGCCGGAGCAGTCGCCGGAGCCGTTGCCGTACCTGCGGGAGTCGTCGCCGTGGGGGCTGGACATCGAGTTGTCGGTTTTGTGGAACGGGCAGGAGGTCAGCCGCCCCCCGTACCGGGAGATGTACTGGTCGCCGGCGCAGATGCTGGCACACATGACGGTCAACGGCGCGTCGTCGCGGACAGGCGACCTGTACGCGTCCGGCACGATCTCCGGCCCGGAGAAGAACCAGCGCGGCGCGTTCATCGAGCTGACCTGGGGCGGCAAGGAGCCGATCGAGGTCAACGGCGAGTCTCGAACGTTCCTCCTCGACGGCGACGAGGTGGCCATCACGGCGACCGCCCCGGGCTCGGAAGGCCGCATCGGTTTCGGCGAGGTGCGGGGGAGGATCCTGCCGGCCACGGAGGCGAAGCGCTGA
- a CDS encoding acyltransferase family protein: protein MQIYLVWPAVRALIAVTRRYHWALLAFAVAFQLVFSLAVQQQWNLGGLSGWVHAPEAWLPSYLGYVLVGALAGTHRERLVAWTRAHVRAVLGGCAAALALGVAVYRGQVYLAGQPPLVAGIVFQPVVAVESFAVAWTFLALGLVWTERGTPWRGLVRAASDASFGVYLIHPLLLQGLLLAVAAAGPAQPPDAVLLPVLVLAVVPLVYSVSGLVTALARRTPASLALTGRARVRARVPAPALVPTGGTR, encoded by the coding sequence ATGCAGATCTACCTGGTCTGGCCGGCGGTCCGGGCGCTCATCGCGGTGACCCGGCGGTACCACTGGGCGCTGCTGGCCTTCGCGGTGGCGTTCCAGCTGGTGTTCTCGCTCGCCGTGCAGCAGCAGTGGAACCTCGGCGGGCTGTCCGGGTGGGTGCACGCGCCGGAGGCCTGGCTGCCCAGCTACCTCGGCTACGTGCTGGTCGGCGCGCTGGCCGGGACGCACCGGGAACGGCTCGTGGCGTGGACCCGTGCGCACGTGCGGGCGGTCCTCGGCGGGTGCGCGGCGGCGCTGGCGCTCGGCGTGGCTGTCTACCGGGGACAGGTCTACCTGGCCGGGCAACCGCCGCTGGTGGCCGGCATCGTGTTCCAGCCCGTCGTCGCGGTGGAGAGTTTCGCCGTGGCCTGGACGTTCCTCGCGCTCGGTCTGGTGTGGACGGAGCGCGGGACGCCGTGGCGCGGTCTGGTCCGCGCGGCCTCCGACGCGTCGTTCGGCGTGTACCTGATCCACCCGCTGCTGCTGCAGGGCCTGCTCCTCGCGGTCGCCGCCGCCGGCCCCGCGCAGCCGCCGGACGCGGTCCTGCTGCCCGTGCTGGTGCTGGCGGTCGTCCCGCTCGTCTACTCCGTGTCCGGCCTGGTCACCGCACTGGCGCGGCGCACCCCGGCCAGCCTCGCCCTCACCGGGCGGGCCCGGGTGCGCGCACGCGTGCCCGCACCCGCCCTCGTCCCCACAGGAGGAACCCGATGA
- a CDS encoding MFS transporter, translated as MGISLTAQLTRSEVRGRAIAVVMNGLMLGTLLGLPLATVVGENLGWRAAFWAIGVLAVVAALAGVPALARVGRRRHRPRGTGRVPRPAAVAGAVDQHAHHRRHVLRVQLLHAEVTGFDGGTVPLLLVAYGAATVWATSSSDASPTGIPCPSWWPASR; from the coding sequence ATCGGCATCTCGCTGACCGCCCAGCTCACCCGCTCGGAGGTCCGCGGGCGCGCGATCGCCGTGGTGATGAACGGCCTGATGCTCGGCACCCTGCTCGGCCTGCCGCTCGCCACGGTCGTCGGCGAGAACCTCGGCTGGCGCGCGGCGTTCTGGGCGATCGGGGTGCTGGCCGTGGTCGCGGCGCTCGCCGGGGTGCCCGCGCTCGCCCGCGTCGGCCGACGGCGGCACCGTCCGCGAGGAACTGGGCGTGTTCCGCGCCCCGCGGCTGTGGCTGGCGCTGTCGACCAGCACGCTCATCATCGGCGCCACGTTCTCCGCGTTCAGCTACTTCACGCCGAGGTCACCGGGTTCGACGGCGGCACCGTGCCGCTGCTGCTCGTCGCCTACGGCGCGGCCACCGTCTGGGCAACGTCGTCGTCGGACGCCTCGCCGACCGGCATACCCTGCCCGTCCTGGTGGCCGGCCTCGCGCTGA
- a CDS encoding VOC family protein, which produces MRDPRDACHVAIPARDLDEAAEFYVFGLGAKLARRYDDRVTFDFFGDQLVCHLSENVPAEAVAYPRHFGVSFARAEDFDRLVRVVEHRKLRVLSGPSLRFEGTAEQHRTLFLVDPSNNVLEFKNYDDPRLQY; this is translated from the coding sequence ATGCGTGACCCTCGCGATGCCTGCCACGTCGCCATCCCGGCCCGCGACCTCGACGAGGCCGCCGAGTTCTACGTCTTCGGCCTCGGCGCGAAGCTGGCCCGCCGCTACGACGACCGAGTCACGTTCGACTTCTTCGGCGACCAGCTCGTGTGCCACCTGTCGGAGAACGTGCCCGCCGAGGCGGTGGCCTACCCGCGGCACTTCGGCGTGAGCTTCGCGCGGGCCGAGGACTTCGACCGGCTGGTGCGGGTCGTCGAGCACCGGAAGCTGAGGGTGCTGTCCGGGCCGTCGCTGCGGTTCGAGGGGACGGCCGAGCAGCACCGGACGTTGTTCCTGGTGGACCCGTCGAACAACGTGCTGGAGTTCAAGAACTACGACGACCCGCGGTTGCAGTACTGA
- a CDS encoding SDR family oxidoreductase, which yields MPVIVITGASSGIGRATAIELAKAGHRVVLGARREQRLKELAARIGGSYRRLDVTDAEDVQSFVDWAVAEHGRVDVIVNNAGVMPLSTLDRLKLDEWNRMIDVNIRGVLHGIAAGLPVMRRQGGGRFVNMASIGAHEVVPTAAVYCATKYAVWALSEGLRQETGPDIRVTTISPGVTESELADSITDEEAAEGMRSYRAKTIPAAAIARAITFAIEQSAEVDVNEIIVRPAA from the coding sequence ATGCCGGTCATCGTCATCACGGGAGCGAGCAGCGGAATCGGGCGGGCCACCGCAATAGAGCTGGCCAAGGCGGGGCACCGGGTCGTGCTGGGCGCGCGCCGGGAACAGCGGCTGAAGGAGCTGGCCGCGCGCATCGGGGGCTCGTACCGGAGGCTGGACGTGACGGACGCGGAGGACGTGCAGTCCTTCGTGGACTGGGCGGTGGCCGAGCACGGCCGGGTCGACGTGATCGTCAACAACGCCGGAGTGATGCCACTGTCCACTTTGGACCGGCTGAAGCTGGACGAGTGGAACCGGATGATCGACGTGAACATCCGGGGCGTGCTGCACGGAATCGCCGCGGGGCTGCCGGTGATGCGCCGGCAGGGCGGCGGGCGCTTCGTGAACATGGCGTCGATCGGTGCGCACGAGGTGGTGCCGACGGCGGCGGTCTACTGCGCGACCAAGTACGCGGTGTGGGCGCTGTCGGAGGGGTTGCGCCAGGAGACGGGCCCGGACATCCGGGTGACGACGATCTCGCCCGGCGTGACCGAGTCGGAGCTGGCGGACAGCATCACGGACGAGGAGGCCGCCGAGGGAATGCGGAGCTACCGCGCGAAGACGATCCCCGCTGCGGCGATCGCCCGCGCGATCACTTTCGCGATCGAGCAGTCCGCCGAGGTGGACGTGAACGAAATCATCGTCCGCCCGGCGGCCTAG
- a CDS encoding MarR family winged helix-turn-helix transcriptional regulator — MADGELDFWSFVELANRRLAEEFGFRHQLATEVLLTLNRASSIVTYDLEASVHRPRGQSWSGFRLLFVTWLAGPLEAKKAAELTGMSRAAVSNLSKTLVADGLLERTPGEHDGRSVLLSLSERGRAEMVEVFREHNEREHEWTSVLTEAEQRILVMLLDKLITNRDQFDVRGRN, encoded by the coding sequence ATGGCGGATGGCGAGCTCGACTTCTGGTCCTTCGTCGAGCTCGCCAACCGCAGGCTCGCCGAGGAGTTCGGCTTCCGGCACCAGCTCGCCACCGAGGTGCTGCTGACGCTGAACCGGGCCTCCAGCATCGTCACCTACGACCTGGAGGCCAGCGTCCACCGGCCGCGCGGCCAGTCCTGGTCCGGCTTCCGGCTGCTGTTCGTTACCTGGCTGGCCGGCCCGCTGGAGGCGAAGAAGGCCGCCGAGCTGACCGGCATGAGCCGCGCGGCGGTGTCCAACCTGTCGAAGACCCTGGTGGCCGACGGGCTGCTGGAGCGCACGCCCGGCGAGCACGACGGCCGCTCGGTGCTGCTGTCGCTGTCCGAACGCGGCCGCGCCGAGATGGTCGAGGTGTTCCGCGAGCACAACGAGCGCGAGCACGAGTGGACCAGCGTCCTCACCGAGGCTGAGCAGCGGATCCTGGTGATGCTGCTGGACAAGCTGATCACCAACCGCGACCAGTTCGACGTGCGTGGCCGCAACTGA
- a CDS encoding glycosyltransferase, which produces MPVMLVTPRHSAGRDRVVVVIPAHDEAASVGATIDSALAQTVPPDAIFVVADNCSDDTAAIAVAHGARVLETVGNTDKKAGALNQALEVVLPQLDGDDRVLVIDADSLLAPEWIETALGVMERPGVGAVGGIFYGEGREGLIEQLQRNEYVRYARDVLRRGKGVWVLTGTSTLFRVSVLREIAAARGAVLPGRAGEFYDRRALTEDMEITLACLRLGYRCVSPARCATTTELMPTWRDLWRQRVRWQRGAIDNLRSHGVNRVTLPYLGQQLWAVLGFLVIVGYPLLLGLSLAAGMPLVLHPFWLAVGAVCLVDRVVTVRKAGWRGIVLTLLFLPEMYYDFFRLAVYLAGWRDAVLRRTAGWHHLTAVRG; this is translated from the coding sequence ATGCCGGTCATGTTGGTGACTCCTCGTCATTCGGCGGGCCGGGACCGCGTGGTCGTCGTGATCCCGGCGCACGACGAAGCCGCGAGCGTCGGCGCGACGATCGACTCCGCGCTGGCGCAGACGGTCCCGCCGGACGCGATCTTCGTCGTCGCCGACAACTGCTCCGACGACACGGCCGCGATCGCGGTGGCGCACGGCGCGCGGGTTCTGGAAACCGTCGGCAACACCGACAAGAAGGCCGGCGCGCTGAACCAGGCCCTCGAGGTCGTCCTGCCCCAGCTCGACGGGGACGACCGCGTCCTGGTCATCGACGCGGACTCGCTGCTCGCTCCGGAGTGGATCGAAACCGCGCTCGGCGTGATGGAGCGGCCGGGGGTGGGTGCGGTCGGCGGCATCTTCTACGGCGAGGGGCGCGAGGGGTTGATCGAACAGTTGCAGCGCAACGAGTACGTCCGCTACGCCCGGGACGTGCTGCGGCGTGGCAAGGGTGTCTGGGTGTTGACCGGCACCTCCACGTTGTTCCGGGTGTCGGTGCTGCGCGAGATCGCCGCGGCGCGTGGTGCGGTGTTGCCGGGGCGGGCTGGGGAGTTCTACGACCGGCGTGCGCTGACCGAGGACATGGAGATCACGCTGGCGTGCCTCAGGCTCGGCTACCGGTGTGTGTCGCCGGCGCGGTGCGCGACGACGACCGAACTGATGCCGACGTGGCGGGACCTGTGGCGGCAGCGTGTGCGCTGGCAGCGCGGCGCGATCGACAACCTGCGCTCACACGGCGTCAACCGCGTCACGTTGCCGTACCTGGGGCAGCAGCTGTGGGCGGTGCTGGGGTTTCTGGTGATCGTGGGCTACCCGCTGCTGCTGGGCCTGTCGCTGGCGGCCGGGATGCCGTTGGTGCTGCACCCGTTCTGGCTCGCGGTGGGCGCGGTGTGCCTGGTCGACCGGGTGGTGACGGTGCGGAAGGCGGGCTGGCGCGGGATTGTGCTGACGCTGCTGTTCCTGCCCGAGATGTACTACGACTTCTTCCGCCTGGCCGTGTACCTGGCCGGGTGGCGAGACGCGGTGCTGCGGCGTACGGCCGGATGGCACCACCTGACGGCTGTGAGGGGGTGA
- a CDS encoding enoyl-CoA hydratase/isomerase family protein, translating into MRLDLEPTGLAVLTIDAGPLNLYTLELHADFDAALDRLGDARALLIRAEGKIVSGGVDVSLFAAQETPGQAKELFDRMLALPDRIAALEIPTVFAAHGLCLTWAFEVAVACDLILAAERASFGLVEKVVGLTPAMGGTQRLAARAGVGRAAEFVMTGDRYPAAELERWGVVNRVLPDAGFDEAARSFAASLAEGPTRAHVATKKVLSHFANGGVAEANAAITSIAADLYRTEDLRNAVRSFLEEGPGKATFTGR; encoded by the coding sequence GTGCGCCTGGACCTCGAGCCCACCGGACTGGCCGTGCTGACGATCGACGCCGGGCCGCTCAACCTGTACACGCTGGAGCTGCACGCGGACTTCGACGCCGCGCTGGACCGCCTCGGGGATGCGCGGGCGCTGCTGATCCGCGCCGAGGGCAAGATCGTCAGCGGCGGGGTCGACGTGTCGCTGTTCGCCGCGCAGGAGACGCCCGGGCAGGCGAAGGAGCTGTTCGACCGGATGCTGGCGTTGCCGGACCGGATCGCGGCGCTGGAGATCCCGACGGTGTTCGCGGCGCACGGCTTGTGCCTGACGTGGGCTTTTGAGGTCGCGGTGGCGTGCGACTTGATCCTCGCGGCGGAGCGGGCGTCGTTCGGGCTGGTGGAGAAGGTCGTCGGCCTGACCCCGGCGATGGGCGGCACGCAGCGCCTGGCCGCGCGGGCGGGCGTCGGGCGGGCCGCGGAGTTCGTGATGACGGGCGACCGCTACCCGGCGGCCGAGCTGGAGCGGTGGGGCGTGGTGAACCGGGTGCTGCCGGACGCCGGGTTCGACGAGGCCGCCCGGTCCTTCGCGGCATCGTTGGCGGAGGGCCCGACGCGCGCCCACGTGGCGACGAAGAAGGTGCTGTCGCACTTCGCGAACGGCGGCGTCGCCGAGGCGAACGCCGCGATTACCTCGATCGCGGCGGACCTGTACCGGACGGAGGACCTGCGCAACGCGGTGCGGTCCTTCCTCGAAGAGGGGCCGGGGAAGGCCACGTTCACGGGCCGGTAG